A part of Amycolatopsis camponoti genomic DNA contains:
- a CDS encoding ectoine synthase codes for MIIRKLSEVEGVEWGNGLSHRFLTLRDGMGYTVTHTIVRAGTDSALEYKNHLEACYCIAGSGKVIDSAGDEHVIEVGTIYALDKHDPHHLIASPHEDMVLVCMFTPALIGDESHNLDDEFSNY; via the coding sequence GTGATCATCCGCAAACTTTCGGAAGTCGAAGGCGTCGAGTGGGGCAACGGCCTGAGCCACCGGTTCCTGACGCTGCGGGACGGCATGGGCTACACGGTCACCCACACGATCGTCCGCGCCGGCACCGACTCCGCGCTGGAGTACAAGAACCACCTGGAAGCGTGCTACTGCATCGCCGGCAGCGGCAAGGTCATCGACTCCGCGGGTGACGAGCACGTCATCGAGGTCGGCACGATCTACGCCCTCGACAAGCACGACCCGCACCACCTGATCGCGTCGCCGCACGAGGACATGGTGCTGGTCTGCATGTTCACGCCGGCCCTCATCGGCGACGAGTCGCACAACCTCGACGACGAGTTTTCCAACTACTGA
- a CDS encoding ATP-grasp domain-containing protein: protein MAPRILLIGGNPKHFHAAKAAGLEVVYCQNPDEFKPEYGPLVVGALLADYTDWETFRPLVEAAHRAWGFTTVVSLTEPGLDPAGRVRDLLGLGGPSYEVSHRFTDKYVMRRRLAEVAHPDVPAIGAEVLTDSASLTAFGDRYGYPFIVKPGAGTASFGVHRVDGPDEADAVFSAISRERDVSDHPFLGQYDLDEYVMEEYIDGTLYSAEAFSFAGTHTVLAITEAVTLPGTVVHAGHAVPARLDAAAVASVERMIPAFLDALGYSDGPSHTEFKFSPRGPVVIESQNRIGGALINEMVFAVHGVDMHDLTMKWPHGSVSPIVAAPSASGAAASWLAVAEPGEILEIAGVDGVSADPATLAIDLGGAAPGDVVRSLDGSWDGLGHVAVRAPDTTAAIEFSQAKVADIKVRTKPVES, encoded by the coding sequence ATGGCGCCACGCATCCTGCTCATCGGCGGCAACCCCAAGCACTTCCACGCGGCGAAGGCGGCCGGCCTGGAGGTCGTGTACTGCCAGAACCCGGACGAGTTCAAGCCGGAGTACGGCCCGCTGGTGGTGGGCGCGCTCCTGGCGGACTACACGGACTGGGAGACGTTCCGCCCGCTCGTCGAGGCGGCGCACCGCGCGTGGGGCTTCACGACGGTGGTGTCGCTGACCGAGCCGGGCCTCGACCCGGCCGGCCGGGTCCGCGACCTGCTCGGCCTCGGCGGGCCGTCGTACGAGGTGAGCCACCGGTTCACCGACAAGTACGTGATGCGCCGCAGGCTGGCCGAGGTGGCCCACCCGGACGTCCCGGCGATCGGCGCGGAGGTCCTGACGGACAGCGCGAGCCTGACGGCGTTCGGCGACCGGTACGGGTACCCGTTCATCGTGAAGCCGGGAGCGGGCACGGCGAGCTTCGGCGTCCACCGCGTGGACGGCCCGGACGAGGCCGACGCGGTGTTCTCGGCCATCTCGCGGGAGCGGGACGTGTCCGATCACCCGTTCCTCGGCCAGTACGACCTCGACGAGTACGTGATGGAGGAGTACATCGACGGGACGCTGTACAGCGCGGAGGCGTTCTCGTTCGCGGGCACGCACACGGTGCTGGCGATCACCGAAGCGGTCACGCTGCCGGGGACGGTCGTGCACGCGGGCCACGCGGTTCCGGCCCGCCTCGACGCCGCCGCGGTGGCATCGGTGGAGCGGATGATCCCGGCGTTCCTCGACGCGCTGGGGTATTCGGACGGCCCGAGCCACACGGAGTTCAAGTTCAGCCCCCGCGGCCCGGTGGTGATCGAGTCCCAGAACCGCATCGGCGGAGCGTTGATCAACGAGATGGTGTTCGCGGTGCACGGGGTCGACATGCACGACCTGACGATGAAGTGGCCCCACGGCTCGGTGTCCCCGATCGTGGCCGCCCCATCGGCGTCGGGCGCGGCGGCAAGCTGGCTGGCGGTGGCGGAGCCGGGCGAGATCCTGGAGATCGCCGGTGTGGACGGGGTTTCGGCAGACCCGGCAACATTGGCGATCGACTTGGGCGGAGCGGCACCGGGGGACGTGGTCCGTTCGTTGGACGGGTCATGGGACGGCTTGGGTCACGTAGCGGTCCGAGCCCCCGACACGACGGCGGCGATCGAGTTCAGCCAGGCGAAGGTGGCGGACATCAAGGTCCGCACGAAGCCGGTGGAGTCCTAG
- a CDS encoding transglutaminase-like domain-containing protein has protein sequence MAAETPPQDLLGVTPFLDYDHPVVQEFVGQALDGSEQTPTDKAVALYYAVRDKLHYEVYGAALSRDGLKASSIISRGRGFCVHKSIVYAAVCRAAGVPSRIALTDVRNHLASPRLRELVGGDVFRFHALNSVYLEGKWVRATPVFTKLLCRLYGITPLEFDGTSDSMSHPYDSKGRRYMEFLHDYGDFDDFPYELVVEGIRSAHPALFASRYETAGGSLVAEAADETGETGLKAA, from the coding sequence ATGGCGGCCGAGACGCCTCCGCAAGACCTGCTCGGGGTCACCCCGTTCCTCGACTACGACCACCCGGTGGTCCAGGAGTTCGTCGGGCAGGCGCTCGACGGCTCCGAGCAGACCCCCACCGACAAGGCGGTCGCGCTCTACTACGCGGTCCGCGACAAGCTGCACTACGAGGTCTACGGCGCGGCGCTGAGCCGCGACGGCCTCAAGGCCAGCTCGATCATCAGCCGCGGCCGCGGGTTCTGCGTGCACAAGTCCATCGTGTACGCCGCCGTGTGCCGCGCCGCGGGCGTGCCGAGCCGGATCGCGCTCACCGACGTCCGCAACCACCTCGCGTCGCCGCGGCTGCGCGAGCTCGTCGGCGGCGACGTGTTCCGCTTCCACGCGCTGAACTCCGTGTACCTGGAAGGCAAGTGGGTCCGCGCGACGCCCGTGTTCACCAAGCTGCTGTGCCGGCTCTACGGCATCACGCCGCTCGAGTTCGACGGCACGTCCGACAGCATGTCGCACCCGTACGACAGCAAGGGCCGCCGGTACATGGAGTTCCTCCACGACTACGGCGACTTCGACGACTTCCCGTACGAGCTCGTGGTCGAGGGCATCCGCTCGGCGCACCCGGCGCTGTTCGCGAGCCGCTACGAGACGGCGGGCGGCTCGCTCGTCGCCGAGGCGGCCGACGAGACCGGCGAGACGGGGCTCAAGGCCGCGTAA
- a CDS encoding AMP-binding protein has protein sequence MDSPWGSWGDWLARDGGRRARPGLETIVPYSRSLLGCLADFARTRPESTALVLGDVRVSYAELAAMTMSAYEGLSALQLPAEARVAVHAAKTPRTVALIVACLLARRPFMLPSTELGATALDELLEKAGCTDVLTAEPGAGVGGRRVHKIDTTAVLPDGDLAGLDGITGPDVSPDATSFIFTTSGSTGLPKVVPLSFQAVERFTEWAVTKFRLRPGTAVLNYAPFNFDLCLLDIRATFKAGGTTVLVDPEKATNGKHLAEVIRTESVEVVQSVPMLYRLLADAHDGQPFDSVKHVIVTGDKMPAKLLPELPRLFPNARFHNIYGATETNDSFIHEITGFEGEGPLPIGRPLPGVDALVLDAAGEVVDGPATGELLVSTPFQTAGYAVGGGADKFVERDNGRVYFRSGDLVARDADGVFTLVGRTDSQVKVRGVRVNLEEIEQVLLGHERIAGAAVVAVPDDVAGLVIHAVVRRDTTEPLGVLALRQFCRERLARAALPTTIRVVDAPLPTTSTGKTDRKAVIRDLLNGS, from the coding sequence GTGGACTCCCCGTGGGGGAGCTGGGGTGACTGGCTGGCGCGCGACGGTGGTCGCCGCGCCCGGCCGGGGTTGGAGACCATTGTGCCGTACTCGCGTTCGCTGCTCGGCTGCCTGGCCGACTTCGCCCGCACCCGGCCGGAGTCGACCGCACTGGTGCTGGGCGACGTCCGGGTGTCCTACGCCGAACTGGCCGCCATGACGATGTCGGCCTACGAGGGTCTTTCGGCGCTGCAGCTGCCGGCCGAGGCCCGCGTCGCGGTGCACGCCGCGAAGACCCCGCGCACGGTCGCGCTCATCGTGGCCTGCCTGCTCGCGCGCCGCCCGTTCATGCTGCCGTCCACCGAGCTCGGCGCCACGGCACTGGACGAGCTGCTGGAGAAGGCCGGCTGCACCGACGTCCTGACCGCCGAGCCCGGCGCGGGCGTCGGCGGACGGCGGGTGCACAAGATCGACACCACCGCGGTCCTGCCGGACGGCGACCTCGCCGGCCTCGACGGCATCACGGGCCCCGACGTCAGCCCGGACGCCACCTCGTTCATCTTCACGACCTCCGGGTCCACCGGCCTGCCCAAGGTGGTGCCGCTGAGCTTCCAGGCCGTCGAGCGCTTCACCGAGTGGGCGGTCACGAAGTTCCGGCTGCGGCCCGGCACCGCGGTGCTCAACTACGCGCCGTTCAACTTCGACCTGTGCCTGCTCGACATCCGCGCCACCTTCAAGGCCGGCGGCACGACGGTCCTGGTCGACCCGGAGAAGGCGACCAACGGCAAGCACCTCGCCGAGGTCATCCGCACGGAGTCCGTCGAGGTCGTGCAGTCGGTCCCGATGCTCTACCGCCTGCTGGCCGACGCCCACGACGGGCAGCCGTTCGACTCGGTGAAGCACGTGATCGTCACCGGCGACAAGATGCCGGCGAAGCTGCTGCCCGAGCTGCCGCGGCTGTTCCCGAACGCGCGCTTCCACAACATCTACGGTGCCACCGAGACCAACGACAGCTTCATCCACGAGATCACCGGCTTCGAGGGCGAGGGCCCGCTGCCGATCGGCCGCCCGCTGCCCGGCGTCGACGCGCTCGTGCTGGACGCCGCGGGCGAGGTCGTCGACGGCCCGGCCACCGGCGAGCTGCTCGTGTCGACGCCGTTCCAGACCGCCGGCTACGCGGTCGGCGGCGGAGCGGACAAGTTCGTCGAACGGGACAACGGGCGCGTCTACTTCCGCTCCGGCGACCTCGTCGCGCGGGACGCCGACGGCGTGTTCACCCTCGTCGGGCGCACCGACTCCCAGGTGAAGGTCCGCGGGGTGCGGGTGAACCTCGAGGAGATCGAGCAGGTCCTGCTCGGCCACGAGCGGATCGCCGGCGCGGCCGTCGTGGCGGTGCCCGACGACGTGGCGGGGCTGGTCATCCACGCGGTCGTCCGCCGCGACACGACCGAGCCGCTGGGCGTGCTCGCGCTGCGGCAGTTCTGCCGCGAGCGGCTGGCGCGGGCCGCGCTGCCCACCACGATCCGCGTCGTCGACGCCCCGCTGCCGACGACGTCGACGGGCAAGACCGACCGCAAAGCCGTCATCCGAGACCTGTTGAACGGGAGCTGA
- a CDS encoding MFS transporter — translation MVDLAPGFVRSRWQRSVLGRFPGLGKLTVSSLLSETADEFASVALIWIVLVETGSPGLAGLAVLFRRFPEIVSGPLLGAWFDRWSPVRLTAIGFAVRGIAIGGIALLSVVGTFSIPVVLGLCLVMGVTNPLAKVGTRVITPLLIPRRELQVANGVLTIGDQFPYLVGPVLGGSLAGFIGIWSLFIPAIMCLVATALVLGVRVNPGVAVPAASPSPKKNSFVAGFGPLITVPVVRAMMILTVIYFLSYGPLLTAIPVFSEQNLGAGGAGYGAMWSAMGVGALLGLVMVPRLARFRPAVVNAVGATVWGLILLPLVFVHALPLALVIMFVGGFVWAPYASTEISVIQNAVTAEQYGAVFGARRSVIVASSPTGAALGGLLLEHFSGSQVVALSGVACVLGGALCLCLPSVRAEKPVEPAPVPSSQVEPEPEPV, via the coding sequence ATGGTGGATCTGGCGCCCGGTTTCGTCCGGAGCCGGTGGCAGCGGTCGGTGCTGGGCCGGTTCCCGGGCCTGGGCAAGCTGACTGTGAGCAGCCTGCTCTCGGAGACCGCCGACGAGTTCGCCTCCGTCGCCCTGATCTGGATCGTGCTGGTGGAGACCGGTTCCCCGGGACTCGCCGGGCTCGCGGTGCTTTTCCGCCGCTTCCCGGAGATCGTCTCGGGACCCCTGCTCGGCGCGTGGTTCGACCGCTGGTCCCCGGTGCGGCTGACCGCGATCGGCTTCGCCGTCCGCGGGATCGCGATCGGCGGGATCGCGCTGCTGTCGGTCGTCGGCACGTTCAGCATCCCGGTGGTGCTGGGGCTGTGCCTGGTCATGGGCGTCACGAACCCGCTGGCCAAGGTCGGCACCCGCGTCATCACGCCGCTGCTCATCCCGCGCCGCGAGCTGCAGGTGGCCAACGGCGTCCTGACCATCGGCGACCAGTTCCCCTACCTCGTCGGCCCGGTCCTCGGCGGCTCGCTGGCGGGCTTCATCGGGATCTGGTCGCTGTTCATCCCGGCGATCATGTGCCTGGTCGCGACGGCGCTGGTGCTCGGTGTGCGGGTGAACCCGGGCGTCGCGGTTCCCGCGGCGTCGCCTTCGCCGAAGAAGAACAGCTTCGTCGCCGGGTTCGGTCCGCTGATCACCGTGCCGGTGGTCCGCGCGATGATGATCCTGACGGTCATCTACTTCCTGTCGTACGGCCCGCTGCTGACCGCGATCCCGGTGTTCTCCGAGCAGAACCTCGGCGCCGGCGGCGCGGGCTACGGCGCGATGTGGTCGGCGATGGGCGTGGGCGCGCTGCTCGGCCTGGTGATGGTGCCGCGGCTGGCCCGGTTCCGCCCGGCGGTGGTCAACGCGGTCGGCGCGACGGTGTGGGGGCTCATCCTGCTGCCGCTGGTCTTCGTGCACGCGTTGCCGCTGGCCCTGGTCATCATGTTCGTCGGCGGGTTCGTCTGGGCGCCGTACGCGTCCACCGAGATCAGCGTCATCCAGAACGCGGTCACGGCCGAGCAGTACGGCGCGGTGTTCGGCGCCCGCCGTTCGGTGATCGTCGCGTCGTCCCCGACGGGCGCCGCGCTCGGTGGTCTGCTGCTGGAGCACTTCAGCGGGTCCCAGGTGGTCGCGCTGTCGGGCGTCGCGTGCGTCCTCGGCGGCGCGTTGTGCCTGTGCCTGCCGTCGGTCCGCGCCGAGAAGCCGGTGGAGCCCGCGCCCGTGCCGTCGTCGCAAGTCGAGCCCGAACCCGAACCGGTCTGA
- a CDS encoding ATP-grasp domain-containing protein, with product MRVAVVDADGIAAHLPAALAAHGLETVRVRSEAPDVHLRGSTEADVRHQGDVAATADALQRLDVGFVVAGTESGVLLADELSAALGTPGNGMVRPRARRDKFEMVTAVREAGLATAASFSSPSADEVVAWSEALGSWPVVLKPLASAGTDNVRICGSAGEVRAGHDAIMAGTTRYGSRNETVLAQEYLHGDEYFVNTVSRDGVHHVVEVWRYHKRALDGGHWMYDYEQPVPLSEPRVAELAGYTLDVLDALELRNGAGHTEVMLTPAGPVLVESGARMGGSHQPAVISRCIGTNQVECLALAVARPEEVTQRRLPTYRPRSFLRYVTLISPTDGVVPDEAGFAAVRALPSFVDLVLTTPAGGPVRRTVDLATSVGYVYLEADDPEQVESDYKQLREYEQNGLYTGEVVTR from the coding sequence GTGAGGGTGGCCGTCGTCGACGCGGACGGCATCGCGGCGCACCTGCCCGCGGCGCTGGCCGCGCACGGGCTGGAGACGGTGCGCGTCCGGTCGGAAGCACCGGACGTGCACCTGCGCGGGTCCACCGAGGCCGACGTCCGGCACCAGGGCGACGTCGCCGCGACCGCGGATGCGTTGCAGCGCCTCGACGTCGGGTTCGTCGTGGCCGGGACCGAGTCCGGGGTGCTGCTCGCCGACGAGCTGTCGGCGGCGCTCGGCACCCCCGGCAACGGGATGGTCCGGCCGCGGGCCCGGCGCGACAAGTTCGAGATGGTCACCGCGGTGCGCGAGGCCGGCCTGGCGACGGCCGCGTCGTTCTCGTCGCCGTCCGCGGACGAGGTCGTCGCCTGGTCGGAAGCGCTGGGCAGCTGGCCGGTCGTGCTGAAGCCGCTGGCCAGTGCCGGCACCGACAACGTCCGGATCTGCGGGTCGGCCGGCGAGGTGCGTGCCGGGCACGACGCGATCATGGCCGGCACCACCCGGTACGGCTCCCGCAACGAAACCGTGCTGGCGCAGGAATACCTGCACGGCGACGAGTACTTCGTCAACACGGTGAGCCGGGACGGCGTGCACCACGTCGTCGAGGTGTGGCGCTACCACAAGCGGGCACTCGACGGCGGGCACTGGATGTACGACTACGAACAGCCGGTGCCGCTCTCGGAGCCGCGCGTGGCGGAGCTGGCCGGCTACACGCTGGACGTCCTGGACGCGCTCGAGCTCCGCAACGGCGCCGGGCACACCGAGGTGATGCTCACCCCGGCCGGGCCGGTGCTGGTCGAGTCCGGGGCGCGGATGGGCGGGTCGCACCAGCCGGCGGTGATCTCGCGGTGCATCGGCACCAACCAGGTCGAATGCCTGGCGCTCGCGGTGGCGCGGCCCGAAGAGGTCACGCAACGGCGGCTGCCCACGTACCGGCCGCGGTCGTTCCTGCGCTACGTCACGCTGATCAGCCCGACCGACGGCGTGGTGCCGGACGAGGCCGGGTTCGCGGCGGTGCGCGCGCTGCCGTCGTTCGTCGACCTGGTGCTGACGACGCCGGCCGGCGGGCCGGTGCGGCGGACGGTCGACCTCGCCACGTCGGTGGGCTACGTCTACCTCGAGGCGGACGACCCGGAGCAGGTCGAGTCGGACTACAAGCAGCTGCGCGAGTACGAACAGAACGGGCTCTACACAGGTGAGGTGGTGACCAGGTGA
- a CDS encoding acyl carrier protein: MSYAEQIKQYVLDEFLPGVGPEELEDDYDLRANGVIDSLGLLRVVTWLESTFEIPMEEVEIVEQDFTSITSISRFAELHSASGSSGTDYLGKAA, from the coding sequence ATGAGCTATGCCGAGCAGATCAAGCAGTACGTCCTCGACGAGTTCCTCCCCGGCGTCGGCCCGGAGGAGCTGGAGGACGACTACGACCTGCGTGCCAACGGCGTGATCGACAGCCTGGGACTGCTGCGCGTGGTCACCTGGCTGGAGAGCACGTTCGAGATCCCGATGGAGGAGGTCGAGATCGTCGAGCAGGACTTCACCTCCATCACTTCGATCTCCCGGTTCGCCGAGCTGCACTCGGCGTCGGGCTCGTCCGGTACGGACTACCTGGGAAAGGCGGCCTGA
- a CDS encoding acyl-CoA dehydrogenase family protein, with the protein MQQWTDKQQELRDGYTEAFQAWGADHLRRDREAEFAGELWPEIGATGLFGLPFGTEHGGGGHDLPTTMHVLEGLGYHCRDGGLNFSISTQLVSTGVPIQRFGSQEVKDRFLPRVVDGSVICAHAITEPHGGSDAAAMQTTAERRGDDYVINGRKFFITNGPAADVVLVYARTSPGTGPLGISVFAVEKGTPGFEAGPPIDKMGLRTSPLGNLTFTDCVVPAANMVGRRGKGFLLLDYVMKWEVLLSFAISLGAMEYRLGQSIDYAKSRKQFGAPIASCQLIAEKIVQMKMDLETTRNWFYDTAKRFEAGEDVMVDVAMAKVLASEANVRSATNAVQIFGGRGYLSEFGIEKELRDATGGTIYSGTSEVQRDKVARMLGVR; encoded by the coding sequence ATGCAGCAGTGGACCGACAAGCAGCAGGAGCTGCGGGACGGCTACACCGAGGCCTTCCAGGCCTGGGGCGCCGACCACCTCCGGCGCGACCGCGAAGCCGAGTTCGCCGGCGAGCTGTGGCCGGAGATCGGTGCGACGGGCCTGTTCGGCCTGCCGTTCGGCACCGAGCACGGCGGCGGCGGGCACGACCTGCCCACCACCATGCACGTGCTGGAAGGCCTCGGCTACCACTGCCGCGACGGCGGGCTGAACTTCTCGATCTCGACGCAGCTGGTCAGCACCGGCGTGCCGATCCAGCGCTTCGGGAGCCAGGAGGTCAAGGACCGGTTCCTGCCGCGGGTCGTCGACGGCTCGGTGATCTGCGCCCACGCGATCACCGAGCCGCACGGCGGGTCCGACGCGGCCGCCATGCAGACCACGGCGGAGCGGCGCGGCGACGACTACGTCATCAACGGCCGGAAGTTCTTCATCACCAACGGCCCGGCCGCCGACGTCGTCCTGGTCTACGCCCGGACCTCGCCCGGCACCGGCCCGCTCGGCATCAGCGTGTTCGCCGTCGAGAAGGGCACGCCCGGCTTCGAGGCGGGGCCGCCGATCGACAAGATGGGCCTCCGCACGTCGCCACTGGGGAACCTGACGTTCACCGACTGCGTGGTGCCCGCGGCGAACATGGTCGGCCGGCGGGGCAAGGGCTTCCTGCTGCTCGACTACGTGATGAAGTGGGAGGTGCTCCTGTCCTTCGCGATCAGCCTGGGCGCGATGGAGTACCGCCTTGGCCAGAGTATCGACTACGCGAAGAGCCGCAAGCAGTTCGGGGCGCCGATCGCGTCCTGCCAGCTGATCGCGGAAAAGATCGTGCAGATGAAAATGGACCTGGAGACCACCCGCAACTGGTTCTACGACACCGCGAAGCGGTTCGAAGCCGGCGAGGACGTGATGGTCGACGTGGCCATGGCGAAGGTCCTCGCGAGCGAGGCCAACGTCCGGTCCGCGACCAACGCCGTGCAGATCTTCGGCGGCCGGGGCTACCTCAGCGAGTTCGGGATCGAGAAGGAGCTGCGCGACGCCACCGGCGGCACGATCTACTCCGGCACGTCGGAGGTCCAGCGGGACAAGGTCGCCAGAATGCTCGGAGTGCGCTGA
- a CDS encoding TrpB-like pyridoxal phosphate-dependent enzyme, with product MERTKFQLDESQIPSTWYNIAADLPGAPLAPALNPATGAPLTRDEMGATMPEPIIDQELSTERDIEIPEPVRQLYGQWRPSPLYRARRLEQALGTPAKIYYKYEGVAPSGSHKPNTGIPQAYYNKQAGKTGLITETGAGQWGSATALSAALFGLTAKVFMVKVSFQQKPYRRALMESYGAECVPSPSPETAVGRAILAKHPDSPGSLGIATSEALETAATDPSLGYVLGSAANHVLLHQTVIGQEALLQMELAGDYPDIIVGCSGGGSNLAGLTFPFIGAQLRGGPAVRVLAVEPAACPTLTRGSIAYDYADTGRLGPLFRMHTLGHEFMPPPVHAGGLRAHGIGPLVSRAVEDKLIEPIAVGQTGCFEAGVQFARTEGILPAPESTHAIRGAIDEALKCKAEGVGKTILFGLSGHGHFDLVAYDKYFAGTLEDDVVNEEALDLAAASIPRLDGAGA from the coding sequence ATGGAGAGAACGAAGTTCCAGCTCGACGAGTCCCAGATTCCGAGCACCTGGTACAACATTGCCGCCGACCTGCCCGGCGCTCCGCTGGCGCCCGCGCTCAACCCGGCGACCGGGGCCCCGCTGACTCGCGACGAGATGGGCGCGACGATGCCGGAGCCCATCATCGACCAGGAGCTGAGCACCGAGCGGGACATCGAGATCCCCGAGCCGGTGCGTCAGCTCTACGGCCAGTGGCGGCCCAGCCCGCTCTACCGCGCGCGGCGGCTCGAGCAGGCCCTCGGCACCCCGGCCAAGATCTACTACAAGTACGAGGGCGTCGCGCCGTCCGGGAGCCACAAGCCGAACACCGGGATCCCGCAGGCGTACTACAACAAGCAGGCCGGCAAGACCGGGCTGATCACCGAGACCGGCGCCGGGCAGTGGGGCAGCGCGACGGCTCTGTCGGCCGCGCTCTTCGGGCTGACCGCCAAGGTGTTCATGGTCAAGGTCAGCTTCCAGCAGAAGCCGTACCGGCGGGCGCTGATGGAGTCCTACGGCGCGGAGTGCGTCCCCAGCCCGAGCCCGGAAACCGCGGTGGGCCGGGCGATCCTGGCCAAGCACCCCGACTCCCCCGGCAGCCTCGGCATCGCCACCTCGGAGGCGCTGGAGACGGCGGCCACCGACCCGTCGCTGGGCTACGTGCTCGGCAGCGCCGCGAACCACGTACTGCTGCACCAGACCGTCATCGGGCAGGAAGCCCTGCTGCAGATGGAGCTGGCCGGGGACTACCCGGACATCATCGTCGGCTGCTCCGGCGGCGGCAGCAACCTCGCCGGGCTGACCTTCCCGTTCATCGGCGCGCAGCTGCGCGGCGGGCCCGCGGTGCGGGTGCTGGCCGTCGAGCCCGCCGCCTGCCCGACGCTCACCCGCGGGAGCATCGCCTACGACTACGCCGACACCGGCCGGCTCGGGCCGCTGTTCCGGATGCACACCCTCGGCCACGAGTTCATGCCGCCGCCCGTGCACGCCGGCGGCCTGCGCGCGCACGGCATCGGCCCGCTGGTCAGCCGTGCGGTCGAGGACAAGCTGATCGAGCCGATCGCCGTGGGGCAGACCGGGTGCTTCGAAGCGGGCGTGCAGTTCGCCCGCACCGAAGGGATCCTGCCGGCGCCGGAGTCGACCCACGCGATCCGCGGCGCGATCGACGAAGCCCTGAAGTGCAAGGCCGAAGGCGTCGGCAAGACCATCCTCTTCGGACTGTCCGGGCACGGGCACTTCGACCTCGTGGCCTACGACAAGTACTTCGCCGGCACGCTCGAGGACGACGTCGTCAACGAGGAGGCGCTCGACCTCGCGGCCGCGTCGATCCCGAGGCTGGACGGAGCCGGCGCGTGA